The proteins below come from a single Stomoxys calcitrans chromosome 1, idStoCalc2.1, whole genome shotgun sequence genomic window:
- the LOC106083545 gene encoding uncharacterized LOC106083545 precursor has protein sequence MKIFAILLAVSYISSAYGFSNIGRANVEISDSKFQCDKMLCPSSAERCVVTKEKDPKNPRVLVRTNTCLSRTGVELRKKTWQEGTNPNAKVSVHIEGLRYVGYTPYKPAANGKPAKPGNPAKTKPQKPNSNWNLPDSNDDDNDAFNRAVDELAKDFDF, from the exons ATGAAAATCTTTGCAATTCTCTTGGCAGTTAGCTATATAAGCTCTGCCTATGGTTTCTCTAATATTGGACGTGCCAATGTTGAGATATCAGATA GTAAGTTCCAATGCGACAAAATGCTTTGCCCCTCAAGTGCTGAACGTTGTGTGGTTACCAAGGAGAAGGATCCAAAGAACCCCCGAGTCTTGGTTCGCACAAATACCTGTCTCTCACGCACTGGCGTTGAATTGAGAAAGAAAACATGGCAAGAAGGCACCAATCCCAATGCCAAGGTTAGCGTACACATTGAAGGACTTCGCTATGTAGGATATACTCCTTACAAACCCGCTGCCAATGGCAAGCCCGCAAAACCAGGAAACCCAGCTAAGACAAAACCACAAAAACCGAATTCCAACTGGAACTTGCCAGATTCCAATGACGATGATAATGATGCATTTAATAGGGCTGTTGATGAACTTGCCaaggattttgatttttaa
- the LOC106083544 gene encoding uncharacterized LOC106083544 precursor, which produces MAIRTSLVFLLASFVCSAYSQLLTPIGRANIEITDRRFQCDRIECPMETERCVVTKEKHPQSDWMLVVSNQCYSQDGTLLKKAEKQQSIDPKVHVKIHLEGRRIYGDRPSVGENDADDDEGDDAFNRAVDELSKDFDLN; this is translated from the exons ATGGCTATCAGGACatcgttggtttttttgttggCCAGTTTCGTATGCTCGGCATACAGCCAATTGCTTACTCCCATTGGACGTGCCAACATTGAGATTACAGATA GGCGATTCCAATGCGACAGAATTGAATGTCCCATGGAAACGGAACGTTGCGTGGTTACCAAAGAGAAACACCCACAATCCGACTGGATGCTGGTTGTCAGCAACCAATGCTACTCTCAGGATGGCACCTTGTTGAAAAAGGCTGAAAAACAACAATCGATCGATCCCAAGGTCCATGTCAAAATTCATCTTGAAGGTCGCCGCATTTATGGAGACCGCCCCAGCGTCGGTGAAAATGATGCCGACGACGATGAGGGAGATGATGCCTTCAACCGAGCTGTGGATGAACTCAGCAAGGATTTCGATCTTAATTAA